The proteins below are encoded in one region of Rhizobacter sp.:
- a CDS encoding NADH-quinone oxidoreductase subunit M: protein MGLISLAIWLPIVAGVLLLALGRDEHAKAVRWMALVAAIVSFLVTIPLITGFDNGTAAMQFQENFAWIERFRVRYHLGLDGISVWFVLLTAFITIIVVIAAWEVIDERVNQYMGAFLILSGIMIGVFSALDGLLFYVFFEATLIPMYIIIGVWGGPRRVYAAFKFFLYTLAGSLLMLIALIFLYFKSGSSFEIQTWHNVPLTMGEQTLLFFAFFAAFAVKVPMWPVHTWLPDAHVEAPTGGSVVLAAIMLKLGAYGFLRFSLPITPDASHKWTWVIVALSLIAVIYIGLVALVQQDMKKLVAYSSIAHMGFVTLGFFIFSELGVSGGLIQMISHGFVSGAMFLCIGVLYDRVHSREIASYGGVVNTMPKFTAFAVFFAMANCGLPGTGGFVGEWMVILGTVKASFWLGALAATALVFGAAYNLWMVKRVYFGPVANDNVRALKDINAREFAMLAVLAIATLWMGLYPKPFTDTMHVSVTELLKHVAVSKLN from the coding sequence ATGGGTTTGATCAGTCTCGCCATCTGGCTGCCGATCGTCGCGGGCGTTTTGCTGCTTGCGCTCGGCCGCGACGAACACGCCAAGGCCGTGCGCTGGATGGCGCTCGTCGCCGCCATCGTCAGCTTCCTCGTCACCATCCCGTTGATCACGGGCTTCGACAACGGCACCGCGGCCATGCAGTTCCAGGAGAACTTCGCCTGGATCGAGCGCTTCCGCGTGCGCTACCACCTGGGCCTGGACGGCATCTCGGTGTGGTTCGTGCTGCTCACCGCCTTCATCACCATCATCGTAGTGATCGCCGCGTGGGAAGTAATCGATGAGCGAGTGAACCAGTACATGGGCGCGTTCCTGATCCTCTCGGGGATCATGATCGGGGTTTTCTCTGCGCTCGACGGCCTCTTGTTCTACGTGTTCTTCGAGGCCACGCTGATCCCGATGTACATCATCATCGGCGTGTGGGGCGGCCCGCGCCGGGTGTATGCGGCCTTCAAGTTCTTCCTCTATACGCTGGCCGGCTCGCTCTTGATGCTGATCGCGCTGATCTTCCTGTACTTCAAGTCGGGCAGCAGCTTCGAGATCCAGACCTGGCACAACGTGCCGCTCACCATGGGTGAGCAGACCTTGCTTTTCTTCGCCTTCTTCGCGGCCTTCGCGGTGAAGGTGCCAATGTGGCCGGTGCACACCTGGCTGCCCGACGCCCACGTCGAGGCGCCCACCGGCGGCTCGGTGGTGCTGGCCGCCATCATGCTGAAGCTCGGTGCCTATGGCTTCCTGCGCTTCTCGCTGCCGATCACGCCCGACGCCTCGCACAAGTGGACCTGGGTCATCGTGGCGCTGTCGCTGATCGCGGTGATCTACATCGGCCTCGTGGCGCTGGTGCAGCAGGACATGAAGAAGCTGGTGGCGTACTCGTCGATCGCCCACATGGGTTTCGTGACGCTGGGCTTTTTCATCTTCAGCGAGTTGGGCGTCTCGGGTGGCCTGATCCAGATGATCTCGCACGGCTTCGTGTCGGGGGCCATGTTCCTGTGCATCGGCGTGCTCTACGACCGTGTGCATTCGCGTGAGATCGCAAGCTACGGCGGCGTGGTCAATACCATGCCCAAGTTCACCGCCTTTGCGGTCTTCTTCGCCATGGCGAACTGCGGCTTGCCGGGTACCGGCGGGTTCGTCGGGGAGTGGATGGTGATCCTGGGCACCGTGAAGGCGAGCTTCTGGCTGGGTGCCTTGGCGGCGACGGCGCTGGTGTTCGGTGCGGCGTACAACCTCTGGATGGTCAAGCGGGTCTACTTCGGCCCGGTGGCCAACGACAACGTGCGCGCCCTGAAAGACATCAACGCCCGCGAATTCGCGATGCTGGCCGTGCTGGCCATCGCCACGCTCTGGATGGGCCTTTATCCGAAGCCTTTCACCGACACCATGCACGTGAGCGTGACCGAGCTGCTCAAGCACGTTGCTGTGTCCAAGCTGAACTGA
- the nuoL gene encoding NADH-quinone oxidoreductase subunit L, translated as MTTTLNPNLLLAVPLAPLAGAILAGFFGKLIGRRGSHVATILGVLVSFIISAFVLKDVIDGARFNATVYEWMVLGGLKMEVGFLIDGLSAMMMVVVTFVSLMVHIYTIGYMEEDPGYQRFFSYISLFTFSMLMLVMSNNFLQLFFGWEAVGLVSYLLIGFWFTKPTAIFANMKAFLVNRVGDFGFILGIGLIVAYAGTLNYSETFAKAGELAKLTFPGTEWMLITVTCICLFIGAMGKSAQFPLHVWLPDSMEGPTPISALIHAATMVTAGIFMVARMSPLFELSDTALSFILVIGAITALFMGFLGIIQNDIKRVVAYSTLSQLGYMTVALGASAYSVAVFHLMTHAFFKALLFLAAGSVIIGMHHDQDIRNMGGLRKYMPITWITSLLGSLALIGTPLFSGFYSKDSIIEAVHESHLWGAQFAYFAVVAGVFVTAFYSFRMYFLVFHGKEHFHHKPFPGEHDHHDDEHGHHEPHTPHESPWVVWLPLALLAIPSVVIGYLTIQPMLYGEFFKDSIFVDLTKHHAMKEMAEAFHGAGAMALHGLQTAPFWLALAGVVTAYVFYMVKPEIPAAIKARTGFINRILENKYYFDAFNEKVLAAGARLLGTGLWKGGDAGLIDGVLINGTARGVGGIASLVREVQTGRLYWYALVMILGVLGLMTWQLWPYLSTTLGR; from the coding sequence ATGACGACCACCCTGAACCCGAACCTGCTGCTGGCAGTTCCCCTGGCACCGCTGGCCGGAGCCATCCTCGCGGGCTTCTTTGGCAAGCTCATCGGCCGCCGTGGTAGCCACGTCGCCACCATCCTCGGTGTGCTGGTGTCGTTCATCATCTCGGCCTTCGTGCTGAAAGATGTAATCGACGGTGCCCGCTTCAACGCCACTGTCTACGAGTGGATGGTGCTCGGCGGCCTGAAGATGGAAGTCGGTTTCCTGATCGACGGTCTGTCCGCCATGATGATGGTCGTCGTGACCTTCGTGTCGCTGATGGTGCACATCTACACCATCGGCTACATGGAAGAAGACCCGGGCTACCAGCGCTTCTTCTCGTACATCTCGCTCTTCACCTTCTCGATGTTGATGCTCGTGATGAGCAACAACTTCCTGCAGCTCTTCTTCGGCTGGGAAGCGGTTGGCCTGGTGTCGTACCTGCTGATCGGCTTCTGGTTCACCAAGCCGACGGCGATCTTCGCCAACATGAAGGCCTTCTTGGTGAACCGGGTCGGTGACTTCGGCTTCATCCTCGGCATCGGCCTGATCGTGGCCTATGCCGGCACGCTGAACTACAGCGAGACCTTCGCGAAGGCCGGCGAGCTCGCCAAGCTCACGTTCCCGGGCACGGAGTGGATGCTGATCACGGTCACCTGCATCTGCCTCTTCATCGGTGCGATGGGCAAGAGCGCGCAGTTCCCGCTGCACGTGTGGCTGCCCGATTCGATGGAAGGCCCGACGCCGATTTCGGCGCTGATCCACGCCGCGACGATGGTGACGGCCGGCATCTTCATGGTGGCGCGCATGTCGCCGCTCTTCGAGCTGTCGGACACCGCACTGAGCTTCATCCTCGTGATCGGTGCCATCACGGCGCTCTTCATGGGCTTCCTCGGCATCATCCAGAACGACATCAAGCGCGTCGTCGCGTACTCCACGCTCTCGCAGCTGGGTTACATGACGGTGGCACTGGGCGCCTCGGCCTACTCGGTCGCCGTCTTCCACCTGATGACGCACGCCTTCTTCAAGGCGCTGCTGTTCCTCGCCGCGGGCTCGGTGATCATCGGCATGCACCACGACCAGGACATCCGGAACATGGGCGGCCTGCGCAAGTACATGCCCATCACCTGGATCACCTCGCTGCTGGGCTCGCTGGCGCTGATCGGCACTCCGCTGTTCTCGGGCTTCTACTCGAAGGACAGCATCATCGAGGCGGTGCACGAGAGCCACCTGTGGGGCGCGCAGTTCGCCTACTTCGCGGTGGTGGCCGGCGTGTTCGTCACGGCCTTCTATTCCTTCCGGATGTATTTCCTCGTCTTCCACGGCAAGGAGCACTTCCACCACAAGCCGTTCCCCGGTGAGCACGACCACCACGACGACGAGCATGGCCACCATGAGCCGCACACGCCGCACGAGTCGCCCTGGGTGGTGTGGCTGCCACTGGCGCTGCTGGCCATCCCGTCGGTGGTCATCGGCTACCTGACGATCCAGCCGATGCTGTACGGCGAGTTCTTCAAGGATTCGATCTTTGTCGACCTCACCAAGCACCATGCGATGAAGGAGATGGCCGAGGCCTTCCATGGCGCGGGTGCGATGGCGCTGCACGGTCTGCAGACGGCGCCTTTCTGGCTGGCGCTCGCGGGCGTGGTCACGGCCTACGTCTTCTACATGGTCAAGCCCGAGATTCCGGCCGCGATCAAGGCGCGCACCGGCTTCATCAATCGCATCCTCGAAAACAAGTACTACTTCGACGCCTTCAACGAGAAGGTGCTGGCCGCGGGCGCACGCCTGCTCGGCACGGGCTTGTGGAAGGGCGGCGATGCCGGGCTGATCGACGGGGTGCTGATCAACGGCACGGCGCGCGGCGTGGGCGGCATCGCCTCGCTGGTGCGCGAGGTGCAGACCGGCCGCCTGTACTGGTATGCGCTGGTGATGATCCTCGGGGTGCTCGGTCTCATGACCTGGCAGTTGTGGCCCTACCTCAGCACAACGCTGGGGCGCTGA